From Syngnathus typhle isolate RoL2023-S1 ecotype Sweden linkage group LG13, RoL_Styp_1.0, whole genome shotgun sequence, a single genomic window includes:
- the LOC133165851 gene encoding LOW QUALITY PROTEIN: zonadhesin-like (The sequence of the model RefSeq protein was modified relative to this genomic sequence to represent the inferred CDS: inserted 1 base in 1 codon; deleted 2 bases in 1 codon), which translates to MRRPREASDAGLCTIHSNTDCSTFDGVLFRFTAPCNYILAQTCSSSEALSTFSVEVVGDHDGNSSLPAVQQVIVSVGNDRVSLVKWQTQRVVVNGFRRNLPLIFRSSTVKIKSNLAAVELETSFGLSVSYDNAGDVHIQLPSVYCEKVCGLWGNFNHLREDDLGNPDGAPAHSAADSADGCQTVLLPHRCDPAEGAEYSDEPNCGGLLSSTGPFAACRAFLGAESYFRGCVNKMCATRGDPRVLCETLQMYADICRDAGVTVPSWWNSTMCPPQCGENSHYNSCADGCSDVCSGGQDRVGWCGRCQERCECNDGFKLSGGKCVPTDDCGCWHQGEHYEKGQMVLEGECLQECQCMGHNNVQCARLRCARNEACKVEARVRGCFPSKPAATCSVYGDPHYITFDGTAYDFQGGCSYILASTCGAQSSVHFTVIGHNMHPLLHNITRSKLDAVTLEIDNWNFTLNESNKTPLLNYVVLETTFGLRMXQNRFSLQVDESYKYQLCGLCGTYSDQRDGDFIKPSGQNATEAFEFADSWRAPHKNESYFIDTTDINFSLPRCVSHPNDPRLCENQEEAYDECFAILGDAFQPCHESVHPSAYINSCVGDYCATSGNQHTLCEALKSYAVACRVAGVELPHWATGSVCEAQTTENPPPTRPASQNEKSVTLFLELQRTDHYSQYANSSLVILEDLCHWNQLVTDAFDWTRQSVSTPTLLTGPSSDHTTGYGHYLYIEANSASYGDTARLISSECSASGPQCLHFWYHMYGSADTMGLHVYLLQDKEAYAIRRTRNNQGAIWHLAQVDFTATGSFQILFEGRRGSNDQSDVAIDDISLYSGHCSDSTKTTPPAPMTTHSITTEGAEPPTGNISTTLTSTIDTTTDITVTDTQTTRQSTTKPSTPNTSPETPGSTVTIQPQTTAVVHPSPTNHPVDEGTEDPGPEATTEEMTAPITYPGSTAKPIPLTTESNEPTTKPHPITSVSGATVTIQPQRPAVVHPSSTNHPVDEETEEPGPEATTEEMTTPITYPGSTAKPIALTTERNEPTPQPHPPTSVTPQTPNKTPTAGLQSTSL; encoded by the exons ATGCGACGCCCCAGGGAGGCGTCTGACGCTGGGCTATGTACTATACATAGCAACACGGACTGCAGCACTTTTGATGGAGTATTATTTCGCTTCACGGCCCCCTGCAACTACATTCTGGCACAGACCTGCTCTTCCTCTGAGGCTTTGTCCACTTTTAGTGTGGAGGTAGTCGGTGACCATGATGGCAATTCATCGCTTCCAGCTGTGCAGCAGGTCATTGTGTCTGTGGGGAATGACAGAGTGTCTCTTGTAAAATGGCAGACACAAAGAGTTGTG GTCAATGGGTTTCGGAGGAATCTTCCACTCATCTTCAGGAGTAGCACGGTCAAAATCAAGAGTAACCTGGCAGCTGTTGAACTCGAAACCAGTTTCGGCCTTTCCGTGTCATATGACAATGCGGGTGATGTGCACATCCAGCTGCCGTCCGTTTACTGCGAGAAAGTCTGCGGATTATGGGGCAACTTCAACCATCTCAGAGAGGATGACTTGGGAAATCCTGACGGAGCACCTGCGCACAGTGCCGCAGATTCGGCCGACGGCTGCCAAACGGTTCTCCTCCCTCATCGCTGCGACCCCGCCGAAGGAGCCGAATATAGCGACGAGCCGAACTGCGGAGGCCTCCTCTCCAGTACGGGACCGTTTGCAGCATGTCGAGCCTTTCTGGGAGCAGAAAGCTACTTCAGGGGATGTGTGAACAAAATGTGCGCCACTCGCGGTGACCCTCGGGTGCTCTGTGAGACGTTGCAGATGTATGCAGATATCTGCAGGGACGCTGGCGTTACTGTGCCGTCATGGTGGAATTCTACCATGTGCC CTCCACAATGCGGTGAGAACAGCCATTACAACTCATGCGCCGACGGATGTTCAGACGTCTGCTCCGGCGGTCAGGATAGAGTGGGATGGTGCGGACGTTGCCAGGAAAGGTGCGAGTGCAACGACGGCTTCAAACTCAGCGGGGGCAAATGTGTTCCAACGGACGACTGTGGGTGCTGGCATCAAGGAGAACACTATGAG AAAGGACAAATGGTCTTGGAAGGAGAATGTTTGCAGGAGTGCCAATGTATGGGCCACAATAATGTCCAGTGCGCTCGATTGCGATGCGCCAGAAATGAAGCTTGTAAGGTTGAAGCCAGAGTCAGAGGATGCTTCCCAAGCAAGCCTGCTGCCACCTGTAGCGTGTACGGTGATCCGCACTACATCACCTTTGACGGGACGGCGTACGACTTTCAAGGCGGATGCAGTTACATACTGGCTAGCACATGTGGAGCCCAGAGCTCGGTCCATTTCACAGTGATCGGGCACAACATGCATCCTCTCCTTCATAACATCACCCGCTCGAAGCTGGATGCTGTGACACTTGAAATTGACAATTGGAACTTCACATTGAATGAGAGCAACAAA ACTCCCTTACTGAA ctaCGTTGTCTTAGAGACAACCTTTGGACTAAGGA GGCAAAACAGGTTCTCCCTGCAAGTCGATGAGAGCTACAAATACCAACTGTGTGGTCTTTGTGGTACCTACTCAGACCAGCGGGATGGTGACttcataaaaccaagtgggCAAAATGCTACAGAAGCGTTTGAGTTTGCTGATAGCTGGAGGGCACCACACAAAAATGAGAGTTATTTTATTGATACAACTGACATCAA TTTCTCCCTTCCAAGATGTGTTTCCCACCCAAATGATCCTCGACTCTGTGAAAACCAGGAGGAGGCCTACGATGAGTGCTTTGCCATCCTTGGAGATGCCTTCCAACCTTGCCACGAAAGCGTTCACCCGAGCGCCTATATCAATAGTTGTGTTGGTGACTATTGCGCAACAAGTGGCAACCAACACACCTTGTGTGAAGCTCTTAAATCCTACGCAGTCGCTTGCCGTGTGGCAGGAGTGGAACTGCCCCATTGGGCGACAGGTTCCGTCTGTG AAGCCCAAACTACAGAAAATCCTCCTCCAACTCGTCCCGCCTCGCAAAATGAAAAATCAGTGACATTGTTCCTGGAGCTGCAGAGAACAGACCACTACAGTCAG TATGCCAACTCCTCACTTGTCATTTTG GAAGACCTATGCCATTGGAATCAGCTCGTTACTGACGCATTTGACTGGACGAGACAAAGCGTTTCAACCCCTACACTCCTGACAGGGCCCTCTTCAGATCACACCACAGGAT ATGGCCACTACCTTTACATTGAAGCCAACAGCGCATCATATGGAGACACAGCTCGCCTCATCAGTTCAGAGTGCTCTGCCTCTGGTCCGCAATGTCTGCACTTCTGGTACCATATGTACGGCTCGGCCGACACTATGGGCCTCCATGTGTATTTGCTGCAAGACAAAGAGGCTTATGCTATTCGTCGGACCAGGAACAATCAAGGAGCTATATGGCATCTGGCCCAGGTTGATTTCACCGCAACTGGATCTTTTCAG ATCCTTTTTGAGGGTCGACGAGGTTCTAATGATCAGTCAGATGTGGCCATAGATGATATATCCCTATACAGTGGGCACTGTTCAG ACTCGACTAAAACTACCCCCCCTGCACCCATGACAACACATTCGATTACAACAGAAGGTGCCGAACCTCCAACAGGAAACATATCGACGACACTAACATCCACAATCGATACAACCACAGACATAACTGTCACCGACACGCAGACAACCAGACAGTCAACAACGAAGCCTTCGACTCCAAATACCTCACCAGAAACGCCTGGGTCGACAGTTACCATCCAACCGCAGACCACTGCCGTAGTTCACCCATCACCCACCAACCACCCAGTAGATGAAGGAACGGAAGATCCAGGACCTGAAGCCACGACTGAGGAAATGACAGCACCTATTACATACCCTGGGTCCACAGCTAAGCCCATACCGCTAACAACAGAAAGCAATGAACCCACAACTAAACCACATCCGATAACATCGGTGTCTGGTGCGACAGTTACCATCCAACCGCAGAGACCTGCCGTAGTTCACCCGTCATCCACCAACCACCCAGTAGACGAAGAAACGGAAGAGCCAGGACCTGAAGCCAcgactgaagaaatgacaacaccTATTACATACCCTGGGTCCACAGCTAAGCCCATAGCGCTAACAACAGAACGCAATGAACCCACACCTCAACCACACCCGCCAACATCAGTGACACCACAGACTCCAAACAAAACTCCAACAGCTGGACTTCAGTCAACGAGTCTTTAA